ttaaaccggttgaatCCCGGTTGGACCATTAAACCAGTAAACCAGTTACTTTACCAGTTCATTGACTGGTCCGGTTCTCACAACCTTGGTGAGGACAAACCACACGTTCTTAGTAGGGAATATaaatgccgtaaaagtaatgaataTAAACTACAAATAGCTAATTTtactcaataaaattatttttattaaacccGTGAAAAtacttttagttttattttaaataattaattactatttttttttaaatttctaaactcaacagattttaattacaaaattagtCATATTAACCATCTTCCAGCCACAATCATTTCTCAACCACAACATTTCACCTCCATACATGAACTAATAGCATAATATCTTAtgttaattatataaagtatttaaaatattttttattttaataaataataatatatattatttctaactTTATTTCAATCATACATATTAAGAATTAGGCTGAACACGCTGACATGTGATGGTATTTACGTGTGTGCAAATATGTTCgaagaagaattttttttatttttcattaagaTACAGTTGGACATAGCAAACACGCGTGTCAGACGAGTGTTGATGAGTGTCGTGTCCAAAATGTATCCGATACGTGGACATGACAACTCAGCAAAGTGTCTGTACTTCATATACCGTAACTGATCCCTGAGCGGCGCCGGTCCCTCTGCGTCGAATCCTCATCGCCGCGACGCGCTACTATCCAGGCAACATCTCCCAGCGCCACCATGTCACCGTTCTTCTCCATTCCCCTCCGCATCCAATCCTGATTGCGGCGACGCGTGCGGCTCTCCATGCAGCACCTTTCGCCGCGCCGCTGGACACCTGACGTCCATTGTGGCTAATTGCCAGACCTGTGAACTGATGCAGcaacaaaagaaacatccaCCAATGTAGAAAAGAACAACCGAATGAGCCACAAAGAAACAGCTGATTCCATCTCAGACAAGCATCGAACGACCCAAAAAAAATAGCATGATTCTTATGCGTCTTTTATAGCGTATGACTTCTGATCGACATTCGGCAGTTGGCCTAGCGTTGCAATGGCATCGATTTGGAAAGCCGTTTGCAGTTTTGTTGTCGCAGCGAGTTTCATAGGTCCTTCGAGGCGGAGGAGACACTGTTGCTTCACGCGAGGTAGTACTCACCAGCAATCTCGAGGCGTGCCGCATAACGACACAGTGGTGGGGTGGTGCGGCGGTTGAGCCAAGTGAAGACAATGGTGTACGGCACTGCTATGGGAGTgggaaagaagaggaagagtgtcTATAATGATGGGCCTCGGAGACCTGTTGTGGACATCGTCTTCAACGGGAGGAGGCGCAACTCCTTGCTGCAACAGAGAGTAATCGACACTGGTTAGAAGGCGGTGCAATAGCGAGATTAGAACGAAAGAGGAAGGAGAGGGTGAACAACGTGAGTGGTAGTGGGAGAGGAATGGTAAGGTTGTgggatatttttttatgttattgggCCTTTTGTTGCAATTCATTATATAGTATCTGAAAGATTCTGACGCtaacaaattttgatttttgttattaacaaaataatctCCGAAAGATTttaaagtttgacaaaagtGACCAACCATCAATTGAGTTACCTGGAGTTAACGTTTAGAGATGACGTGTTAGTTAAACCCTAATCACTCCACCACCTCAAATTTTTTGCAACTTCCAACCTTGAAAGACTAAAGCCCAGTTTgggtaaataacttaaataagttCTTTTAGAAAAGGAGCTTAAAAcataaggacttttattaaaagcagcttataaataagttattttgtgtttggatttttagttataaaagtacttattttaaagttgtagcgtttggataaataactcaaaaataaatttttttttataaaaaagaatgaatattaaaataaccatgataacaaatactttccaatattgaatgttgattttacataacctaatcactaatattgtgtatgatatgataggtgaaaataaaaaataaatataaaatgtgtgtcaatgtatattttattgctgttttttattttttatttttactcctaTTAGAACTCTCTTCTCCTTTATTGAGGTCAAGAACTTGTTAtaattaactatgaaaataataataagctataaaattaaaactgaaatttcataCCACACttgaatacaaatttaataataaaaaatagtgataaaataataaaaaatatttagaaggaATATATGCAGTAAGTTGTTCAGATGTAATATTGTCTGAAAATGTGGAGTATCAATACTTCCATCAGATGTTACGTAAAAATGGTGAGACTTAGAACATTGCGTGAGAATGATGGTGGAAGGCCAATACTTCTAGCAGACGTTGTGTGAAAATGGTGATGAATGGTCAGCATTTTTTCATAGAATCAAGAAGGAAagtagatttttttgttttaaaattatttattttaagtaagTGGTAGAATGACTTCTCGAAAAGTTAAaagctttttttaaaatagtgccAAACACATAGATTGTGACTTTTTGTAatccaaaagtaaaaaaaaaaagtagcttCTGCTACTTCCCAAACGGACTCTAAAACCCACTTCCATCCTCGTTCTTTCACCCAAACTCAATCAACCCCTTCCTCAAAAATCAAACTACCCCTattatgttgttattatttCCTTAATCTTCTCCccttaattctaaaaaatttcagAACCATGGAAATATGAAATCCGTGCTCTTTTCAAATTCCTCACATTAACAACACCAACACCAATACATTAACAAGTAACAAATCCTTCGAACGAGCGTCTATACAATCATGCAAAGATCTCAACTTTACCCTTCAACTCTCTAATGGGACCACTGCTAATTTATCCACCCTGATCCCTAACCTCGACCTCAAATCTGCCATCCTTAGCCACGCAAAAGGTTTCACTTAGAATTTCGATAGGGATCCGCAACAACAGTAATAACAATAATCAGTTTCAAAGTCTAAAGAATCAAAATCAGAACTTAAAGCATAACCAGAGATAGTACGAAGGGAAATACTTGAGAGCCTTGGAATGAGAATAAGAGTTGCGGTAGATCTTGAAGGTGAAGAGGATCAAGATGAGACCAAGGATGTTGAAGATTATAGAAACGTAACCGAAGAGGATGAAATCGCAACTGAACTCGCTGGCCTGAGCAATGAATCGGATTGTAAAAGGAAAATCCATGAGTGCGAGGGTAATTTGGAGAAAGCGACGGTAGAAGACAAGAACGGAGTAAGTGCAACCAAGAAGCAAATCTGAGTCTGCATTTAAGACACCTTGTACTGCCAAAGAAAACCGGGATGAGTGACAAAAGGGAAGGAGAAGTCCAGTGAAGGaattagaaaagaagaaaaaaaaaagggattaggatttttaaaattgaaattggagcaattttaaaattataaaaattaaaagtggataatttttgtaaataattgtTAACTGACAGTCTGACACATCATCCATAAACTTAAACTACAGGTAATTCAATTGATGATTAatcaattttatcaaattttaaaattgttcgagaatcattttgttaataaaaaaataagatactattgttaataaaaaaataagatactaTTTTATCACCACAAAATCTTtcgaatatatatataaagatctTGGCCGGGATCCACCACCATTCCAATCTTACTTTGGGCCTTTCCGGTCACTTCAAGGGACCAGTTTTAATTCCCGATTAGGATTATTAGGATATTTAAAGCAagcaaaataaagataaaagattatACAAACTCAAGTACGTTGAAAcccaagagagaaaaagaattaattaattaaataagatCACATTACTTACCAAAGATATATAAGAAAATAACAtcagaatttaataaatttcaaTTCTAATTCTAATCTCTTGTGGTAGAATAGCAAAAAGTTGGCTCATGTTTGTCAAATACATCActtcaaaattgaaaaactTGATAACATAGCTAAACAAATACACAGGAGAACGggatcaaatcaaataaaaatctaTACCTGGGGATTATTTTATCAAGGGATTATTATGGCTGAATCAAAGGCCGCGGCATGATTGATTGGTCTCCTCATCAGTATATACAGTAAACATCAAAATTTGTATTGAGATCTCTTAAATATTTTGTTCATGATGGGGCGTCTCCTCTCAGTCTTGGATGAAGTTGTTTAGCAAATTTAGAATGTTGCAGTTAGATACACTCCCTTCTAATCCTGGGGACCAGGGTGCCATAATGCCATTTCATAGAGTTTCCCCCAACTATTTGCCAGCTCAACACCAGCCATCAATAAATTAAGAATCCAAATTTATTTCAGAGATCAATTTTGATTACAGTTTTACTATTGCTATTCTCACATAGATTGTTGATGATTACCATAGTACACCATTCCAGGTGGTTGAAGTGGTTGGAAACCATGTGGTGCTGGGGCTTGCTGAGGCATATGTACGGGAAGATGCTGAGTTATAGGTGCTGGCGGTTGCTGACTTATTTGCAGTGTCTGATGCGACATAGGAACCATTGACCCCATCATATGGGGTGGGGGTGGTCCTGGTGGCAATGGTGGGATGCTACCATAGGCATAAGGAGGAGCGACAATGCCTACTGTTGACTGCAAATATTGCTGGGAGGGGGGATTTTGTATCATCTGATATTGACCTTGTGATGCGGTAGCTGGATTTAGGGTGGTGGGTTGTGGTACCACAACTGAAGGATATGACTGAGTTTGAGTGGCGAGTAACTGTTGTGAGGTCATAAATACATTTCGATCTGATGTAGGTATTGATTTCTCAGGTGGAGTGGACTCGGAAGCTAGACCAGCATTTTTGGCCTCTTCTGCTGCAAATGATGAGAGTACAGAACTCATGATCAATTGAGAGGATGAAGAAGCTGCTAGCTTATCGGCAACCTCAGCAGCAATCGCAGCAGCTGACCTCTTAGTTGCTGCTTCTAATTTTACATTTGCATTGGTAACTGAAGTCATTGCAGTCGATGCTTTATACAAAATATCTTCATTGTCAAGTCGCCTTCGCATGGAGCTAGCCTCTTCTACCTGTGCTTGTGCTACCTAAAAGTCATTTAATGAGAAATACGAGCATAAAGTTCAAATTTGCAAGTATCATCATTAGCAGCAAAAACATCTTCAAGTTTCGAATCGAAAGCATACTCAAATTAGAAATGGAATTCAATGCTCAACACTTCACATTTTTCTTTAATGATACCACCaaacttttactttttaaataagCTGGAAACACTGAGATTTACTAAAATTATGCAAGCACACTAGTTTTGTTAACTACTGAACTCCCGTATGCTGAAGTTTTTAATCAGGCAAATGCCTCTGCTAACCAGTTTAAATTTGCTCAAGAAACatatattttgaaattcaatATAATTGGTTTAGGTCCAAGAAAATTTTTAGTGTTGCCTTTTCCATCTGAACTTTTTAAGGGAATACCAAATACTGCCTAAGAAAATGCATTTGTTATGACTTACGGGAGTTACATTAACTTAATGGAAGTTCAtccattcattgcattttatgCTACTAAATCTTTTGAAGCTTACACTAATTATGATAACATTATTGAATTCAACATGATGCCCCATAAAATCTTAAGATTATGTGGTAGAAACACAGAAGTAACTAAACGGTAACAAACCTAGATAGATGACAAATAAATAACACTTACTACCAATACAAAGCTAGTCCAAATAGGACAGTTTTCTGAGTTAAACAATCATGATATATACCTGAATTTGAGTTCGAACATTCTCCAGTTCAGATTCCTGAAAATGTATACAGAGGATTGCAAGATGTATCAGGAACTGAAAATATCAATGTGAAACCTAGTAACAGCAGAATTTGAGCACAAACTATTGAGAATATGAAGTGATAACTTGCCTGCTCATGCAAAGCTTCTTTCAACTGAGATACAAGTGCTGCTCTACTTGCTTCAATTAATTTAAGACTTTCAACACActgtttcaaaatattttcttgctGCTCTAGTTCCTTAGACAAAGTTTCTCGCTTGGGATCCTTTGCtgaaaagagaaaacaacataAGAACCCTGGATTTCAAAACTCAGTTGTCACGTCTGTTTTGTAGATAGCTTACCAACAGCACATGCAGTGTCAACATCTTTTTCCATCTTTCTCACACGATGAACAGCAGACTtgcatttactcatctctgcgTCTTCATCAGGTGGTTCATTGAGCACCATATCAAATGCTGAGACTATTTTTTCTGCTGTACCTCCAATGGACAATTTCTGAATTCCATAAAATTACGTCAGTTGCAAGTTGGTTTGAAGGAAGCAAGAATGTAGAAAGCATAAAATGCTATAGTATAAATTTGGGGGAGGGGAGCCACAAAGGTACTCAGCCTCACTGTTCTAATGGAGCGAGAATCCcttttcacaattttcacaTTACGGGATCGCTTTTTGTTGATTTCCAATGGTGGAGGTGCATCTTCTCCAAGTACTACAGCTTTAAGGTTGTGTGCCTGAGATCTGAACACTCTCCTTTGCTCCCATATGTCAAGCTAAAGTTACACAAGCACCAAGTAAAATACAATGAAATCAATATCTCAGTATGTAAACCATTTGTCAATATTCTATGCGAAGTTCAAAACTCATGCATGAAGAATATGGAGTAAAACACTTCATGACCATATCACCCCGTACTTTTTCATCCATTTTGATTAGAAAAGGTTGTATTCACAAGTACAAACTTCCAATGCAGGAATAGGGACTTACCACCCTAGATGCCACCTGCTTTGCTTGATCATCACCTTTCTCAAGAACATCTTTAAGTGCTGCAGGAATAACCTTCCAAAACTCAGTTACAAATTCATTTCCTTTGCGTTTGCTGTTCTGCAGGATGTCATTTGCAAGATACAGAAGAGGAACCCTCTGAGCTGTCTCTGAATTGAAGAATTGTTTATTCCATGTTTCTACAACTAGTTCTGCTTTGCTCCGGTGAAATATACACCAATGTGATAAAGCTATACATGGAGTTAATGATAACAAATTATCTTGAACCTATAACCAAAACATGTACTTCATAGAACTAACTGGATCTAAATATGCGGTTAAATTGACCTTCgcaagacaaaaagaaaagccaTGAAAAACACTAATTCAAACACTCACTCCAAGTTACACCACCAAGCACTTACATGTTGATGTTGATCTTAAAACTGAAATAAGCATGGCAACAATTATTATATAGGTATATAGGAACAACGATAAAT
The genomic region above belongs to Arachis duranensis cultivar V14167 chromosome 3, aradu.V14167.gnm2.J7QH, whole genome shotgun sequence and contains:
- the LOC107480406 gene encoding formin-like protein 5 (The sequence of the model RefSeq protein was modified relative to this genomic sequence to represent the inferred CDS: added 101 bases not found in genome assembly), whose protein sequence is MVPVLVHQMKFLPSNVKSYSLSRVKSQAFTFYAASDSFCIAALAWLVGRGAMNSVFSEQILADKLSKLNSTQQCIETLSHWCIFHRSKAELVVETWNKQFFNSETAQRVPLLYLANDILQNSKRKGNEFVTEFWKVIPAALKDVLEKGDDQAKQVASRVLDIWEQRRVFRSQAHNLKAVVLGEDAPPPLEINKKRSRNVKIVKRDSRSIRTKLSIGGTAEKIVSAFDMVLNEPPDEDAEMSKCKSAVHRVRKMEKDVDTACAVAKDPKRETLSKELEQQENILKQCVESLKLIEASRAALVSQLKEALHEQESELENVRTQIQVAQAQVEEASSMRRRLDNEDILYKASTAMTSVTNANVKLEAATKRSAAAIAAEVADKLAASSSSQLIMSSVLSSFAAEEAKNAGLASESTPPEKSIPTSDRNVFMTSQQLLATQTQSYPSVVVPQPTTLNPATASQGQYQMIQNPPSQQYLQSTVGIVAPPYAYGSIPPLPPGPPPPHMMGSMVPMSHQTLQISQQPPAPITQHLPVHMPQQAPAPHGFQPLQPPGMVYYGNHQQSM